A stretch of Vigna angularis cultivar LongXiaoDou No.4 chromosome 4, ASM1680809v1, whole genome shotgun sequence DNA encodes these proteins:
- the LOC108331001 gene encoding ubiquitin-like-specific protease 1D has protein sequence MEISSSPFPFDWSNVPQRLRTKRKRKFNGKKALSRPNKVHSRPKEAPSRPKEAFSRPKEKLDSGMFYTFLMKMWKIFPEDRKAQFMCFDSLWFSLYRTSSSKDKVLTWIKKEPIFSKAYVFVPIVCWGHWSLLILCHFGESSQSTSRSRCMLLLDSLEMANPRRLEPEIRRFVLDIYESMDRPETKRIVSQIPFLVPEVPQQRDGNECGFFVLYFINLFLEHAPDNFSMEGYPYFMKKDWFSFDGLDRFCEGLNSVS, from the exons ATGGAAATTAGTTCTTCGCCATTTCCCTTTGATTGGAGCAATGTTCCCCAGCGATTGCGGACAAAACGGAAGAGAAAATTTAATGGCAAGAAAGCACTTTCTAGACCCAACAAAGTGCACTCTAGACCAAAGGAAGCACCCTCTAGACCCAAGGAAGCATTTTCTAGACCCAAGGAAAAGCTAGACAGTGGAATGTTTTATACTTTCTTGAT GAAGATGTGGAAAATTTTCCCAGAAGACAGGAAGGCACAGTTTATGTGCTTTGACAGCTTATGGTTTAGCCTTTACAGGACTTCTTCATCTAAGGATAAGGTGCTGACTTGGATTAAAAAAGAACCTATTTTCTCCAAGGCATATGTTTTTGTTCCCATAGTCTGCTG GGGTCACTGGAGCCTTTTGATCCTCTGCCATTTTGGTGAGAGCTCGCAATCAACTTCTAGATCACGGTGCATGTTGTTGCTGGATTCACTTGAAATGGCCAATCCAAGGCGACTTGAACCTGAGATCAGAAG ATTTGTACTAGATATTTATGAATCAATGGACCGGCCTGAGACAAAACGAATTGTATCCCAAATTCCATTTTTGGTGCCTGAG GTGCCACAACAAAGAGATGGTAATGAATGTGGATTTTTCGTGCTCTAtttcattaatttgtttttggaGCATGCTCCTGATAACTTCAGCATGGAGGGATACCCTTACTTT